A window from bacterium encodes these proteins:
- the surE gene encoding 5'/3'-nucleotidase SurE, with amino-acid sequence MKHILLTNDDGIDSAGLFALYKELKKLGDVTVVAPHIERSAVGHAITINDPIRVIEFNRPDKFHGYAISGTPADCVKIAVKKIMAKAPDIVVSGVNHGSNTATNVLYSGTVSAATEGVIMGIPAIASSLTSFDFKSDMSFAAAFTAKVAKTVMEKKLPKDTFLNINIPPGTKESLTGVAITRQGSGRYDEYFEQRIDLSGRAYYWLTGKKMNLDTEEDIDDVVVAKNKISITPIHIDMTNHKMLDELKKWEISL; translated from the coding sequence ATGAAACACATTTTGCTCACTAACGATGATGGTATCGATTCCGCAGGCCTGTTTGCTCTTTACAAAGAGCTCAAAAAACTCGGCGACGTGACCGTGGTTGCGCCGCACATCGAACGCAGCGCCGTCGGTCATGCCATCACCATCAACGACCCGATCCGTGTGATCGAATTCAACCGCCCCGATAAATTTCACGGTTACGCCATTTCCGGAACGCCTGCCGACTGCGTGAAAATTGCCGTCAAAAAAATCATGGCCAAAGCGCCGGACATCGTCGTCTCTGGAGTCAATCACGGATCGAACACGGCGACCAACGTGCTCTATTCCGGCACGGTCAGCGCCGCCACCGAAGGCGTGATCATGGGTATTCCCGCGATCGCATCATCGCTCACGAGCTTCGATTTTAAATCGGATATGAGTTTCGCAGCGGCATTTACGGCCAAAGTCGCCAAAACCGTGATGGAGAAGAAATTACCCAAAGACACTTTCCTCAACATTAATATTCCTCCCGGCACCAAAGAATCGCTCACAGGCGTCGCGATCACACGGCAAGGAAGCGGGCGCTACGATGAATATTTCGAACAGCGCATCGATCTCAGCGGACGCGCGTATTACTGGCTCACCGGTAAAAAAATGAACCTCGATACCGAAGAGGACATTGACGACGTGGTCGTTGCCAAAAATAAGATTTCCATCACGCCCATCCACATCGATATGACGAATCACAAGATGTTGGACGAATTGAAAAAATGGGAAATCTCGCTGTAG
- the accD gene encoding acetyl-CoA carboxylase, carboxyltransferase subunit beta, translating into MNWFQRTKEGVNTETAKKELPNVWVKCDQCGEIIYKKDLWANFNCCTKCGFHFRIFAKTYIQMILDEKTFIPINKNMVSVDPLEFTDTKKYSDRIKTTVSKTGIKDAVHTGYGKLNGRPLVLAVMDFGFIGGSMGSVVGEKISRAADAALAHKLPLIVVSASGGARMMEGALSLMQMAKTSAKLALMHEQGLPYISLLTDPTTGGVTASFAMLGDVIIAEPGALIGFAGPRVVKEATGKDLPPGFQRAEFLLEHGFVDLIVPRKDLKNTLDKLLEFFGTKTDPHFDLNQVKES; encoded by the coding sequence ATGAATTGGTTTCAACGTACCAAAGAAGGCGTTAATACCGAAACGGCCAAAAAAGAATTGCCCAACGTATGGGTGAAATGCGATCAGTGCGGCGAAATTATTTACAAAAAAGATCTGTGGGCCAATTTCAACTGTTGCACGAAATGCGGTTTTCATTTCCGGATTTTTGCCAAAACGTACATCCAGATGATCCTCGATGAGAAAACCTTTATTCCGATCAATAAAAATATGGTTTCGGTCGATCCGCTGGAATTTACCGACACCAAAAAATATTCCGATCGAATCAAAACGACCGTATCCAAAACCGGCATCAAAGATGCCGTTCACACCGGTTATGGAAAACTGAACGGCCGTCCGCTCGTGCTGGCTGTAATGGATTTCGGTTTTATCGGCGGCAGTATGGGTTCGGTCGTCGGTGAAAAAATTTCCAGGGCCGCCGATGCGGCGTTGGCGCACAAACTGCCCTTGATCGTCGTGAGCGCTTCCGGCGGCGCGCGTATGATGGAAGGCGCTTTATCGCTGATGCAGATGGCTAAAACAAGCGCGAAACTGGCGCTGATGCATGAACAAGGGCTGCCGTACATTTCACTGTTGACGGATCCGACCACGGGCGGCGTCACGGCAAGTTTCGCGATGCTCGGCGATGTGATCATTGCGGAGCCTGGCGCCCTCATCGGTTTTGCGGGACCGCGCGTCGTCAAAGAAGCTACCGGCAAAGATCTTCCGCCAGGATTTCAACGCGCTGAGTTTTTGCTGGAACACGGTTTCGTCGACCTGATCGTCCCGCGCAAAGATCTGAAAAACACGCTGGATAAATTGCTTGAATTTTTCGGGACCAAAACCGATCCCCATTTTGATTTAAACCAGGTTAAAGAAAGTTAA
- the rimI gene encoding ribosomal protein S18-alanine N-acetyltransferase: MIASANILDNVTIRPVSESDLNEIMVIEGACFHSPWTRQNFVEEFRNSDLSIPLGIEYDKKIVAYAFIWILLDECHLANIAVHPDFRRMGLAKLLIDKIIVIARDRGCAKIMLEVRKSNREAIELYVKYGFFKVGVRKNYYNDGFLRTEDAILMDLIITKEDKG; the protein is encoded by the coding sequence ATGATCGCATCGGCTAACATTCTTGATAATGTTACGATTCGCCCGGTCAGTGAATCCGATTTGAACGAAATCATGGTGATCGAGGGCGCTTGTTTTCACAGCCCGTGGACGCGGCAAAATTTTGTTGAAGAATTTCGTAACAGCGATTTGTCGATTCCATTGGGAATTGAATATGACAAAAAAATCGTCGCGTATGCGTTCATCTGGATTTTGCTGGATGAATGCCACTTAGCCAATATTGCCGTTCATCCCGATTTCCGGCGAATGGGACTTGCAAAATTACTGATCGATAAGATCATTGTGATAGCACGCGACCGCGGCTGTGCAAAAATCATGCTTGAAGTCAGAAAGTCTAATCGCGAAGCCATCGAATTATATGTGAAATACGGATTTTTCAAAGTCGGCGTGAGAAAAAATTACTACAACGATGGTTTTCTGCGTACTGAAGATGCCATTTTGATGGATTTAATCATTACCAAAGAGGATAAAGGATGA